The following are from one region of the Chloracidobacterium sp. genome:
- a CDS encoding GAF domain-containing protein, protein MLTIRFWGKNEFMVDNESDGIGRKLHRLIETIDIANLLTEPLTDSITKILTISAADLDSDEASVLIRDGDQGDLRFLAAIGQVAEQLLNIKIPAGKGIAGFVLSSGQPMVVADVGEEESFYVEVDRSTGYSTQMILATPLRYKDEVIGVLEYINRRGDPPYRPFTPDEMDKAALCAEAIASLVNAYQSAKLFRDFGEKLLADDASFEVNEVREWLMGIRDSAEHREMMDLAVLLRELASRGEAERTLCREMLESFLRYSDGKSETSFLGF, encoded by the coding sequence TCTGACGGAATAGGCAGAAAACTGCACAGGCTGATCGAGACGATCGACATTGCCAATCTGCTGACCGAACCGCTCACGGATTCGATCACAAAGATACTGACAATATCGGCCGCGGATCTTGATTCTGACGAAGCTTCGGTTTTGATAAGAGACGGCGACCAGGGGGACCTGCGATTTCTGGCGGCGATAGGCCAGGTCGCTGAACAGCTTCTCAACATCAAAATACCGGCCGGGAAGGGCATCGCTGGATTTGTCCTGTCCTCGGGACAGCCGATGGTCGTCGCAGATGTAGGTGAGGAGGAATCGTTTTACGTCGAAGTCGATCGTTCGACCGGTTATTCGACGCAAATGATCCTCGCGACGCCGCTTCGGTACAAGGACGAGGTCATCGGCGTGCTTGAGTACATCAATCGCCGTGGCGATCCGCCGTACCGGCCTTTTACGCCGGACGAGATGGATAAAGCGGCTCTGTGTGCCGAGGCGATCGCGTCGCTCGTCAACGCGTACCAGTCGGCAAAGCTGTTTCGAGATTTTGGAGAAAAGCTGCTTGCCGACGATGCATCGTTCGAAGTAAACGAAGTGCGGGAATGGCTTATGGGTATTCGCGACTCGGCCGAACATCGTGAAATGATGGACCTTGCCGTCTTACTCCGAGAACTCGCCAGCCGCGGAGAGGCAGAACGAACCCTCTGCCGCGAAATGCTAGAGTCGTTCTTGCGTTATTCTGACGGCAAATCCGAAACAAGCTTTCTTGGTTTTTGA
- a CDS encoding DUF1579 family protein, whose protein sequence is MSISEPFATLVGDWSGTNRLNLSWMPDPIFESPSTAVVRSRVGGQFVEIAYTWSYEGKPQEGLLLFGIQKDGSATAFWTDSWHSANVLMACKGEVTDVGALVLFGSYPVPDHPDWGWRTDVIPKGDGFRYVMYNVSPDGDEELAVETDFVRKNQTDLN, encoded by the coding sequence ATGTCGATATCAGAACCCTTTGCAACGCTTGTCGGTGATTGGTCCGGAACGAATCGGCTGAACCTTTCATGGATGCCGGACCCGATCTTCGAATCTCCTTCAACGGCAGTTGTCCGGTCACGGGTCGGTGGTCAATTCGTCGAGATCGCTTATACCTGGTCTTACGAGGGAAAGCCGCAAGAAGGGCTATTATTGTTCGGTATTCAGAAGGACGGGTCGGCGACCGCATTTTGGACCGATTCTTGGCATTCGGCGAACGTTCTAATGGCGTGTAAAGGCGAGGTCACCGATGTCGGCGCGCTCGTTCTGTTTGGCAGCTATCCCGTTCCGGATCATCCGGACTGGGGTTGGCGGACAGACGTAATACCGAAAGGGGACGGGTTTAGATATGTGATGTACAACGTATCGCCGGACGGCGACGAGGAACTTGCGGTAGAAACCGATTTCGTCAGGAAAAATCAGACCGACCTCAATTGA
- a CDS encoding VOC family protein translates to MTQEASEMAGYAGPGHGEFCWTEIASNDAAKCKEFYANVFGWTFKDSDAAGIFAYHEFSTGSGYPAGGLYEITPEMCPEGEPLPPPHLMTYIAVNDVDENAKLAVELGGKVLREPMDIPNTGRMAVIADPTGAIFATFKMQG, encoded by the coding sequence ATGACACAAGAAGCAAGTGAGATGGCCGGTTATGCCGGGCCGGGCCACGGCGAGTTCTGTTGGACCGAGATAGCCAGCAATGATGCCGCAAAATGTAAGGAATTCTACGCGAACGTCTTTGGCTGGACCTTCAAAGATAGTGATGCTGCCGGTATATTTGCGTATCACGAATTTTCAACCGGCAGCGGTTATCCTGCAGGCGGGCTTTATGAAATAACTCCCGAGATGTGTCCGGAAGGCGAGCCATTGCCGCCGCCGCATCTTATGACGTATATCGCCGTTAACGACGTTGACGAAAATGCAAAACTGGCGGTCGAACTTGGAGGCAAGGTTCTTAGAGAACCGATGGACATTCCGAATACAGGTCGAATGGCGGTAATTGCCGACCCAACCGGAGCGATATTTGCAACATTCAAGATGCAGGGTTAA
- a CDS encoding insulinase family protein, whose amino-acid sequence MSLKFELPPLEIEEYTLANGLRVVLNRDTAVPVVAVAVYYDVGSRNEREGRTGFAHLFEHMMFQGSENVPKAGHFQYVMKAGGTMNGTTSSERTNYYETMPADQLPLALWLESDRMRSLAVTQENLDNQREAVKEEKRLRYDNQPYGQIFDMLNSMIYKNFANSHSTIGSMEDLDDATVDDVQEFFRVYYAPNNAVLTLSGSFDPATTKDLIETYFGDIPAQTKPPSIDVSEPVEVSENYREWHDPLAPLPAFLLGWKIPPRRSPEYYALYLAGKLLYDGDSSRLYQKLVKGEESVVQLFGFTDERRGPSSIFIGAIPKPEQDLSQIRATIMTEIEDIAAHGPTAEEMQKLHNQLINDAVRMRQSSMTRAQQIAEFALYDGDPHFVNSELDELLAIRPDQIRKAVSDFLDTENRALLDVVPPGKG is encoded by the coding sequence ATGTCGTTGAAATTCGAACTTCCGCCGCTTGAGATCGAGGAATACACGCTGGCAAACGGCCTGCGTGTTGTTTTGAACCGTGATACCGCCGTGCCCGTCGTTGCCGTCGCTGTATATTACGATGTCGGTTCCCGGAATGAACGCGAAGGCCGCACGGGTTTTGCGCACTTGTTCGAGCACATGATGTTTCAGGGCTCTGAAAACGTCCCGAAGGCCGGGCATTTTCAATACGTGATGAAGGCCGGCGGCACGATGAACGGTACGACGTCGAGCGAAAGGACGAATTACTATGAGACGATGCCGGCCGATCAGTTGCCGCTCGCTCTCTGGCTCGAGTCCGATCGAATGCGTTCGCTTGCCGTAACGCAAGAGAATCTCGACAACCAGCGTGAGGCCGTAAAAGAAGAAAAACGCCTTCGGTACGACAATCAGCCCTACGGACAGATCTTCGATATGCTCAATTCGATGATCTATAAGAACTTTGCGAACTCGCATTCGACGATCGGGTCAATGGAGGATCTTGATGATGCAACGGTCGACGATGTGCAGGAGTTTTTCAGAGTTTATTATGCTCCGAACAATGCGGTCCTGACTTTGTCGGGCTCATTCGACCCGGCAACGACAAAAGATCTGATCGAGACTTATTTTGGCGACATCCCTGCACAGACCAAACCACCTTCGATCGATGTTTCGGAGCCGGTCGAGGTAAGCGAAAATTACCGTGAGTGGCATGACCCGCTCGCTCCTTTACCAGCATTTTTATTGGGCTGGAAAATACCCCCGCGCCGATCGCCTGAGTACTACGCACTCTACCTTGCCGGCAAGTTGCTGTACGACGGCGATAGCTCGCGTTTGTATCAGAAGTTGGTAAAGGGTGAGGAATCAGTCGTTCAATTATTCGGATTTACCGACGAGCGACGCGGTCCGTCAAGTATTTTTATCGGTGCGATACCGAAACCCGAGCAGGACCTGAGCCAGATCAGAGCGACGATAATGACCGAGATCGAAGACATCGCTGCGCATGGGCCAACCGCCGAAGAGATGCAGAAACTGCACAATCAATTGATCAACGATGCCGTGCGAATGCGACAATCCTCAATGACCCGTGCTCAGCAGATCGCTGAATTCGCGCTTTATGACGGCGACCCGCATTTCGTCAATTCAGAGCTCGACGAATTGCTTGCGATAAGGCCGGATCAGATACGAAAGGCCGTTTCTGATTTTCTTGACACAGAGAACCGGGCATTGCTCGACGTAGTACCACCGGGCAAGGGCTAG
- a CDS encoding VOC family protein yields MADFEIPKAGDVCWRELRTRNIDAASAFYSKLFGWSLQQSKVTPMDYKEIIRDGTATGGMMPMTDEWGDAPSHWANYIAVADADETAAKITANGGSIRVPPFDAPGVGRMAMVADPSGADFAIIQFVQPE; encoded by the coding sequence ATGGCAGATTTTGAAATACCTAAAGCCGGTGATGTGTGCTGGCGCGAACTGAGAACACGAAACATCGATGCAGCATCAGCGTTTTATTCAAAGCTGTTTGGATGGTCGCTGCAACAATCGAAAGTTACCCCAATGGATTACAAAGAGATCATCAGGGATGGCACCGCCACCGGCGGTATGATGCCAATGACCGATGAGTGGGGCGACGCGCCCTCGCACTGGGCAAATTACATCGCGGTTGCCGATGCAGACGAGACGGCAGCAAAGATCACCGCAAACGGCGGCAGCATTCGTGTACCGCCATTTGACGCACCGGGCGTCGGGCGAATGGCAATGGTCGCCGATCCATCAGGCGCCGACTTCGCGATCATTCAATTCGTCCAGCCCGAATAG
- a CDS encoding S8 family serine peptidase, protein MTTVTGFESSSLSSQSTYFQLDDSWRSATGKGVSIAIVDSGIDATHPEIAGRVIESVEARVDNKRIMFDPSDAGDSAGHGTACAGIITRIAPEAELYSIKVLGAGGLGDGHSFLAGLEYAVKNKYRVINLSLGTTKPQFFAPLHDLLDRAYLAGCVVVAAANNLPQPSFPSVFSSSLISVIKSDETDPLRFGFRYGEVIELTAPGVNVRTPWPGGGHRSLTGNSFACPHIAAIIALLLEKHPGLTPFQVKAALYAIAQENQARDDNSPE, encoded by the coding sequence ATGACAACTGTAACGGGTTTCGAATCAAGCTCACTTTCATCTCAGTCGACCTATTTTCAGCTAGACGATAGCTGGAGGTCGGCGACCGGCAAAGGTGTGAGCATTGCTATCGTCGATAGCGGCATCGATGCCACGCATCCTGAGATCGCAGGTCGTGTCATTGAGTCGGTCGAGGCGCGCGTTGATAACAAACGAATAATGTTTGACCCGTCGGATGCCGGTGATTCGGCAGGGCACGGAACAGCGTGCGCCGGGATCATCACACGTATCGCTCCTGAGGCCGAGCTATACAGCATCAAGGTTTTGGGTGCGGGAGGTCTCGGTGATGGTCACTCATTTCTTGCGGGTCTGGAATATGCCGTCAAGAACAAGTATCGGGTGATAAACCTTAGCCTTGGCACGACCAAGCCGCAGTTTTTTGCGCCGTTGCACGATCTGCTGGATAGGGCATATCTTGCGGGCTGCGTGGTCGTGGCGGCCGCCAACAATCTGCCACAACCCAGCTTCCCGTCGGTCTTTTCGTCGTCTCTGATCTCTGTTATCAAAAGCGACGAAACGGACCCGCTCAGGTTCGGCTTCAGATATGGCGAGGTGATCGAACTTACGGCTCCCGGCGTGAACGTTCGCACACCCTGGCCGGGCGGCGGGCACCGAAGTCTTACGGGTAACAGCTTCGCATGTCCCCACATTGCGGCGATCATCGCACTGCTTTTGGAAAAGCATCCCGGACTTACGCCATTTCAGGTCAAGGCCGCACTATATGCCATCGCCCAGGAAAACCAGGCTCGGGACGATAATTCCCCAGAATGA
- a CDS encoding nuclear transport factor 2 family protein: MVFLRSFILVIIPLCGICFTQTTGMGPSADVRDQAEIRRLMNEISDAFVVRNAAPFEKIYADDFVSVRGRPIYNSKQQLVAMMRADSALLKARKKLDFETIAFTNEEPDIRIFGDIAVATVLKNNDWQFRGSTCLTKYQATEVWQRHGSTWRLIAGSANTFQCSPVPWHPPHPAVAAIGDVTDPPLADPAKTETVPEDLTAMLAKVSAVEQARLDDALKAYFSWSYVSTDTNGERSNSGMSLIQVFRSAAEPSQRQSIDLEHFKVLGSSAIYTFRLRTRGRLGTTDRGSSVFYLAALVKNVNGWQFVASHAVPASVQFETSSG; the protein is encoded by the coding sequence ATGGTCTTTTTACGATCGTTCATATTGGTGATCATCCCACTTTGTGGTATTTGCTTTACCCAGACCACAGGTATGGGACCAAGCGCCGACGTACGTGATCAGGCCGAGATCCGAAGGCTGATGAACGAGATCTCTGATGCGTTCGTTGTCCGCAACGCCGCGCCATTCGAAAAGATCTACGCCGATGATTTCGTTAGCGTTCGCGGCCGGCCGATCTACAACTCCAAACAGCAATTGGTGGCAATGATGCGTGCGGATAGTGCGTTGCTGAAAGCTCGGAAAAAGCTTGACTTCGAGACAATTGCATTCACAAATGAAGAGCCGGATATCAGGATATTTGGCGACATCGCGGTCGCGACGGTACTAAAGAACAATGATTGGCAATTTCGTGGGTCGACATGTCTCACAAAATATCAGGCAACCGAGGTCTGGCAGCGACACGGTTCGACCTGGCGTTTGATCGCCGGATCTGCAAACACTTTTCAATGCTCGCCGGTTCCTTGGCATCCGCCTCATCCTGCCGTTGCCGCTATCGGCGATGTCACTGATCCCCCGCTTGCGGATCCTGCAAAGACGGAGACGGTGCCGGAAGATCTGACTGCGATGCTCGCTAAGGTGTCAGCCGTCGAGCAAGCTCGGCTCGATGATGCATTGAAGGCATATTTTTCGTGGTCGTATGTTTCGACCGATACGAACGGAGAACGCTCAAACAGCGGGATGTCGCTGATCCAGGTATTTCGCTCAGCCGCTGAGCCATCTCAACGTCAATCGATCGATCTCGAACACTTTAAGGTACTTGGGAGTTCCGCGATCTACACATTTCGGCTCCGAACGCGTGGACGATTAGGAACCACGGATCGCGGAAGTTCGGTGTTTTATCTAGCTGCCCTCGTCAAAAATGTGAATGGGTGGCAATTCGTCGCATCGCACGCAGTTCCCGCGAGTGTCCAGTTCGAAACCAGTTCAGGCTGA
- a CDS encoding insulinase family protein yields MTLNRKAAPEPLDPVPFNIPNAFVTTLANGLRVVIFENGRLPVVSFRLAFMSGDAHDPRDLTGATSAMASMLTEGTENYSSRELAEKIERLGAGLSASSSDDFTIVAGSSLSMYSSEIMQLISEAVFASTFPEEELDLYRRNTLENLKYQRSQPNFLAAEQSARLLYGSHPYGTVSPKPADIMRLTREALIAAKRSSFLPNNAVLIVVGDIQKDLLLSEIEDQLGDWEPGERDTHQFPIPKASKERTVTIVDRPGSAQANIVIANLAFDRGHKDYFPAIVMNQILGAGASSRVFMNLREEKGYTYGAYTKFDPRKLAGDFEATAEVRTSVTGDALREFFYELERIRNERVLDEELDDAKNFLTGVFPIRAETQEGLTNLLVNQELYSLPHDYLQTYRSNIDAVTVEDVQRVANMFIHPDEASIIIVGDASEILPQVSEYPSLIDIYDTEGMKQDGSKYSFTENEDLADVAGKWTLMIDFQGQQLPVSLALEQNGASATGILETMLGNGNITEGKVTGSRLAATAVAEMQGRSIEFTIAGKIEGNAMSGTLTAPIVPEPLTFTGTR; encoded by the coding sequence ATGACATTGAATCGCAAAGCAGCTCCGGAGCCACTGGATCCGGTACCGTTCAACATCCCAAACGCTTTTGTCACGACGCTCGCAAACGGGTTGCGCGTCGTTATTTTTGAGAATGGACGCTTACCGGTCGTCTCATTTCGACTTGCGTTCATGTCGGGTGACGCACACGATCCACGCGATCTTACCGGAGCTACTTCGGCGATGGCGTCGATGCTCACCGAGGGAACCGAAAACTACTCAAGCCGCGAACTGGCAGAAAAGATCGAGCGTTTGGGCGCGGGGCTTTCGGCGTCTTCCTCAGACGATTTTACAATCGTTGCGGGCTCGTCGCTTTCGATGTATTCCTCTGAGATCATGCAGCTGATCTCTGAGGCCGTGTTCGCGTCGACATTTCCTGAGGAAGAACTCGATCTATATCGCCGCAACACGCTCGAGAATCTTAAATATCAGCGTTCGCAGCCAAACTTTCTTGCCGCCGAACAATCGGCTCGTCTTCTTTATGGCAGCCATCCCTACGGTACTGTCTCACCGAAGCCGGCGGACATCATGCGGTTGACCCGCGAAGCGTTGATCGCAGCGAAACGATCGAGTTTTCTGCCGAACAACGCCGTCCTGATCGTGGTTGGGGACATTCAGAAAGACCTTTTGCTTTCCGAGATCGAAGACCAACTCGGAGATTGGGAACCTGGCGAAAGAGACACGCATCAGTTTCCGATCCCGAAGGCGTCCAAGGAACGCACGGTGACCATAGTTGATCGTCCCGGTTCGGCGCAGGCAAATATTGTCATCGCCAATCTGGCTTTCGATCGCGGGCATAAGGACTATTTCCCGGCGATCGTGATGAATCAGATCCTTGGTGCAGGGGCATCATCGCGGGTATTCATGAACCTCCGCGAGGAAAAAGGCTACACATACGGTGCGTATACGAAATTTGATCCAAGAAAACTCGCCGGCGATTTTGAGGCCACGGCTGAGGTGCGGACCTCGGTAACGGGCGATGCACTCCGTGAATTTTTCTATGAGCTGGAACGGATCCGAAATGAAAGAGTGCTCGATGAGGAGTTGGATGATGCTAAGAATTTTCTGACAGGTGTTTTTCCGATACGGGCCGAAACACAGGAAGGCTTGACCAATCTGCTTGTCAACCAGGAGTTGTACTCGCTGCCGCATGACTATCTGCAAACTTATCGCTCGAATATCGACGCCGTGACGGTCGAAGACGTACAACGAGTGGCGAACATGTTCATTCATCCTGATGAAGCGTCGATCATAATTGTAGGCGACGCATCAGAAATATTACCGCAGGTCAGCGAATACCCCTCTTTGATCGATATCTACGATACTGAGGGAATGAAGCAGGATGGATCAAAATATTCGTTTACCGAAAACGAAGACCTCGCTGATGTTGCCGGGAAGTGGACCCTGATGATCGATTTCCAGGGACAGCAACTGCCGGTTTCGCTCGCTCTCGAACAAAACGGAGCGAGTGCAACCGGGATACTCGAGACCATGCTTGGCAACGGAAATATTACCGAAGGAAAGGTGACAGGAAGCAGGCTAGCCGCGACGGCCGTTGCTGAAATGCAAGGCCGATCCATCGAGTTCACGATCGCGGGCAAGATCGAGGGAAACGCGATGAGCGGCACTCTTACTGCTCCGATAGTCCCGGAACCGCTTACGTTCACTGGTACCAGATAG